The following nucleotide sequence is from Sander vitreus isolate 19-12246 chromosome 3, sanVit1, whole genome shotgun sequence.
CCATGGTACCCGTGTCTAGTTCCTCGAGACAGCtaataaaaacagtaaatgaACGCAGAGAGTATGTTACATTATAAGGACACACAAACAAGGAAACAACAGCAGAAGATGGGTTGCACTAATCTCCTCTAACTGTAAGGCTTTAAATACTCTTCCCATCATGTTAATTACAGTAGCAGGTTACTTACTCTTGGTGATCTTCTGTAGCCCGAGCACATCATCGGGCGTTATTACGGAATTTCTGCGCAATTCTTCTTCAGTTGTAACCGGGATCCCCATGTCTGATGAGTTGCAGCCCTGCTGCACTTTCATGTCCAACAGAAGAATGCTGTTCGGTGCGCAACCTGACAGGAGCTGAGGCTTTCTGATGCTCTCGGCGTCGTCGCCGCAGAAGCCGATTTACTTGCGTCGCAGCTTTTAGTTGCACGCTGGCTAATAAACCGTGCAGCAAACAGGCTGTGTGCTGCTACAAGAATAACTCATTCTCCGTGCCTCCTCCCCTTCTCGATCCGGTAAAAGATAAAAATCAGCCTTTAGCTCCCTCCCCTCCCGCGCTCAAGGCTCATCGGTTCTCTCACAAGCTATTTAATCCAAATCCTGTGGCTTTAAACCGACCAGTGGTGCGGGGCTGACAGTCTGCGCGCCTCGTCATCTGCTGCTGATACACCAGTGCGTGCATGGCTGGGCTTTACTCAGAAACAGTAACTGATTACTCAGTACTCCTTTCTCACCTCGGAAATGAGCTCCTACATCCGGTGAGGCAGAGATTCATAAATGTCTGACATACAATCTTCAAATTATATTGACCTTTTACAATAAGGTACCCACAATTGGAGTAGTTACCCATACAAATGAGAATTGAATAAGTAACTAACTGCCAGTGAGTCATTAGTTCATGGGTCACTCCTTATTAAATGTTATAGAGTAGTTAACGATTAGTTAACTAAGAAACGAATAAGGAACGAATCAGGAACCAGTTGATATGAATTAGTAATATAAGTTATAGGTAGCCTATATTTCCCtaataattcatattttagtGCTATGTAGCCTAGATAATTAATAGGAGAAAAGCACAAGGGACACGGAAACTGTaaataatcataaaataatGATGAAGTGATGAGGGACTACTTTGTACATACTCAGTATAACGTATCACTTTGGGTAGTTATTAATTAGTGAGTCGTTACTAGTTCTGTGCCCTCACTGATTAGGAGTTACTCCTTAACTAATAGTTCATTAGCATTTAGTTCCTTATTCGTTCCTAATTTGTTCTCTGGTAACTACTCAAATGTTATGTACGTTATTGTGTTACAAGTGTTACCGCAATGAAATATCTTCTTGAGGTTTGGTTCTGTAGCATTGTTCGCCTCAACAGGTAAAGTAGTATGAACGGTCACCTGGGGACAGAAGACCAACCTgtaaacataacatttacatattggggactgttcgttatttatttaaggggccaccggaggagttttgggacctttaggctgaaaagacttgaccctcccctcgccagtaataaGTGCTGCGGGGAACACtgcgtgaaccactgtcttacatgaatattaaaaaaaaaatcaatattgcgtttttgaaaatcgatacagtattgctaaataaaatatcgcgacaCTCAAGTGTatagattttttcttacacccctacttttttgcgtgtttatcaacgcctttggcctccattgacttacattaccttgcgattgcgtgtcgaTTGacaccgtagcgagtagtatgaaaggccaaaaatcgggaggttggtcgggggtggaggatgggtcaaacacaggaggttctcccaggagaccggggaccgtgtcccgcgtgtcacgtttcctaaagccaaccgtcccgttcttcttttcctaaacccaaagaagcatgaccctccccttatgtgctagCTTGCGCTTAGCAAAGAtatacagatgccatttgattttttacagccatgacatccATGACTTAACCTCtacattctcatcttacacactccttaaacacttaaacaaagtggaataaacgtataaaagtccaaatctacacaaaacccgcaatcaattagtaagctgacatcacatgtatatacatggcatttaggaaacctttattgcaaggttggcacggcaagatgtccagactagtgcaacagtaactttcgttttttgcgtcctgctgctcccatcgtcagccaggtaatatttttttactaaagcagtatatgaaatcagatgtattacctaccaccatttagttgttttgtgttatttaagatatttataaaatatctggtcatgccagatataattaattattccactatttgttaaacaatgcaattacccatttcagccaccaggggggcagtgccccccagcaaactcatgggtcagacccatctggtagcaaaggagggcagagactaagagctacatgaaaaaatatgcaccaaacaagccactttgaaatgttgcttctttcatgaatacaaaagttgggtgactcccactcctagactaaaaaatgttgggtgaccctcccctcaacaaagaataaaaagacatgaccctcccctatttccctccggtggtccattccataaataccgaacggtcccttttCGCCTTTTAACGTCATTATGCTCACAAACAATTATCCATTCAGCAGACGCTAAACAATATTAGCATTAATTTGGAGTTTCTGTTTCTGGCCTCCTGacgaatgtaagtccaatatttactctgcttttagctctgttttggtctctaccaactcttgAAGGAAATATCTGGCGCCTTAGCTGCTAAACGCTCCAGCTAGTCTGTAACTTTGTCTGTATACTGTTTGGTGTTAGCTAGCAAAGTTGTGGGCCCGAAAACCAAAACATGTAGCTCTTTagttttcacattacacattatctTTTGATCCATTGTAAATAAAACCTATTCATTAATGACACTTTAAACACCTGAGTATAAGCCCACCATGACCCTTCAGGAAAATACACAAAAGCAGGGAAAACAAAGACGGAGATGAGACTATCTTTTTGCTTTATAAtatctttatttcatttttcttcattGGAAAGTAGATTTCCAGATGCCAGCATCCCTGAGAAAGTGTAAAATGCAAATCTCCAGTCAGCCCCATCAATGAGCTGAAACAGGCCAGCCAAAAGATATTCACGTCTGCAAAACAAAACCCTGCACAGCCACCTCTCTTTTGATTAATCACACACTGGCCAGTGCCCTCTTCCTTTCAGTGAAGTGAGCCTTTTGCTTTGTGATGAGGAGATAGTGCCTCCCTCTGCTTGGCAAACTTACTGCAGGGCATGTGCAGAGCTGAGAGCTGTCCATGGTAGTACCTTGTGAGGAGTGATATGATTGTTTATCCCTTTGCTCTTTAAAATCTGTGGATCCCAGGAGAGGGAGAGCGCTTTGGTGAAGAGGCTTATTGGCATCATGCTAGAAACATGTAGGCGAgtagttaaaaataaaataaaagggttATAATAGCATTGAAACAAACTAATAAACACAAACTATCAACTAATCCCCTATAATCCGCCTTTCATAATCTTTCTATGAGGTCTGTAGACAGAGAGCATTGCTACCATTTTTACCGGTGTTACAGTTACTCTGGAAGTCTGTGACAATCAGAACTTCTCATCAGAATCATTCACAATGTCAAATACTCCCAAATCCTACCAGTAAATGCATAACAATATTCAAAAGCCATTATCTTATGTGTGGCTAGGTGGCTGTTGAAGAATTTTCAAGGGATGGTTAGCAGCATGGCAAGCCTGACCCCTTTGATATTCTCTCCTGTTAGCCCACAGTCTGCTGGACTCCTCTCTATGCGGTCATCTCGAAGCAGCCCCTGCGgtgtgtctgcatgtctctCACCCTACGGATGGACTGGATCTGGGGCTGGTGGGCTCCCCACTCGTTCCAGTGCTTGAAAGGGCCCATCTCAAACACATACTGGTAGCCACGGTAGCCCGGGTACTGGTAGCCCACCCAGCTGTGTGAGGAAGTAGAGAGATACACGTGAACCCCAAAGCTCTGCTTATGCTGGCCAACAGCTGTGTGTCcttttagttttcatttaattCTGATGGACAGAAATGTCTTACGTTCCACCGGTGACCTGAATACTGGCAACACGGTCCTGGAAGCCGTAAGACCACAGGCTTGGAATATCCTCATCGCACACCTCCATCTTACGACCCTCGAAGTTTGGACATTCATACAGGCAAATCTTGTGATCCTGGGCATCCTATAAGATACAAACATCACTTTTAAATTAATAACTGTTACTGTAGAGGTTGTTGATACATATTCTGGTTTACTCTCTGTCCCAGATTTTAGCCAATGAAGAGATTTAAACACAAGTCCAGTCAGGATCAGTACAAAAGAGGCACAAGTACAGTTATTGATGGTTCGAATAGAAACATTGCTTTACAAGCCAGGACCAAACCTCTGGGGGAAACACTGAGTACTTGCATTTCTCTGGATTTTTTAGTCTGAACATTGTCAAATTAAAACATAGTGGCACAAAAATGTCAGCAATCCAAAAATACTGGCAGTGGAATAAGCCTATAAATACACATATAACTGCATCCTTAAATAGCACTTTCACTTGTGCCAATAGAAGATGGATGAGAGGTGCAAATAGTGATACTGTTGTACCCCCCCCCGCGCAGGCTGATCCCAACTCACCATTCTGACGGGCCTGACCGACATGAAGCGATCACACCTGTAGCTGTTGGACCAGGTGTCCCAGCGGGGATAGTCTCCCTTCTCCAGCATAAACATCTCACCAGTCATGTTCTGCTGCTCATAACCCACCCAGCTGcaaagatagatagacagatatatacatattttacttTGGGAAAAATGATATATAGAGTTGTAACACATATTTTGATGGCAGGTGTGATGACTTACGGTCCACACTCGACCCTGATGGAGCCGATTTTTTCGAAACCCTTCTCACACAGGTTACGGCACTCTCCGAACAGGTCCATCCTACGGCCTTGGAAGTTCTCATATTCATAGAGTGACATCTGAAAGGTAAAACAAGCTGAATTAATTCATTTCTGTAGTAGAAGTACAAAAAAATTCAATGCCTACGTTGAGGCTTAGTTTTAggattaattgattaaaaaaacaaactgtagaAGTACCTTGTGATTGCGCATTCCAATGGCAGAGTGGCTGCCAATGCTACCTTGAGCACCTGAGTGGGACATGATCAGATCtcgagagagaagaagaagaagcacagAGTAAGTCACTCATTTTCACAAATCAATGTGGGGCTATGAAGAGGGTAATTACTGTTTCTTTACTGCTGGAATACAACATGTAAACCAAGAGTAGTGTGTGAGCATGAGGATTCCTCTTGTTGATAAGAACTGGAAGGATCCTTCAGTTGTGATGGGTACACTGCAAATACTGCAATTAATGGATGCCCTCAATTAATGTGTATCCTTATAAAGGCTTTCAATGCTGAAAAGCAACGTTTCACCCCCCTCTGTGGTTGAAAGTTTCAAGTCTGTTTCTCCCCTTAAACTAATCAGAATCACTGATGGGTACGGATGGGTGAGCACCTTTAATCACACCCAACAATGATGTCACGGTGCACTGACAGACCCTGGAGTACCCTAGTCTATCAAGGTTAATGCATCAAGTTAAACCACTGTAAATGTAAAAGGTTGTTAAATTGCTCTTCAAAGTTAAAACATCATGTGAAAAattaaacactttctttgttttggacaTCTTTTCTTCTATTAGCTACTAAAACATAAACCTCTAGGCTTTTCGCTTGATTTAAATTTGAAAAGCAAGATGGAGAAAAAATAAGTGGATTTCTGCAATAATGTAAATGCAAGCATTTGTAAAACAACgctgttctttctttttct
It contains:
- the crybb1l3 gene encoding crystallin, beta B1, like 3 is translated as MSHSGAQGSIGSHSAIGMRNHKMSLYEYENFQGRRMDLFGECRNLCEKGFEKIGSIRVECGPWVGYEQQNMTGEMFMLEKGDYPRWDTWSNSYRCDRFMSVRPVRMDAQDHKICLYECPNFEGRKMEVCDEDIPSLWSYGFQDRVASIQVTGGTWVGYQYPGYRGYQYVFEMGPFKHWNEWGAHQPQIQSIRRVRDMQTHRRGCFEMTA